In Apium graveolens cultivar Ventura chromosome 10, ASM990537v1, whole genome shotgun sequence, the following are encoded in one genomic region:
- the LOC141691892 gene encoding uncharacterized protein LOC141691892, giving the protein MKQFGKLDEMSLEEVVGSLKAHDEKVNGQDEKGTGQLLFIEEEWVKREGTENLRLLLTREEWLKRSNKGATESSQTWRNKNTGGVQGGRGGRDKSRVRCFNYLGYGHYAADYRKSKKEKDTKIKANLALVQDDEPALLFTKTNEGEGKALLLNEGDVVPKLIDSINTKIESNVWYLDNGASNHMTGERNKFKELDESVTGKVKFGNGSTVEIKGKGVVSCKCKNREDIALRNVYFIPILCSNIVSLGQLSDPGKKVFLSSAYI; this is encoded by the coding sequence ATGAAACAATTTGGTAAGTTGGACGAGATGTCACTTGAGGAAGTTGTTGGCTCATTGAAGGCTCATGATGAAAAAGTGAATGGGCAGGATGAAAAGGGCACAGGGCAGCTGTTATTTATCGAGGAAGAGTGGGTGAAGCGCGAAGGAACTGAAAATTTGCGTCTTCTACTCACACGGGAGGAGTGGCTCAAGAGATCAAATAAGGGCGCAACAGAGAGTAGTCAGACTTGGAGAAACAAGAACACTGGTGGAGTTCAAGGCGGTCGTGGAGGTAGAGATAAGAGCCGTGTGAGGTGCTTTAATTATTTGGGGTATGGACACTATGCAGCGGATTATCGTAAGTCCAAGAAGGAGAAAGATACAAAAATTAAGGCAAACCTTGCACTGGTTCAAGATGATGAACCAGCTCTGTTATTTACGAAAACAAATGAAGGAGAAGGTAAGGCATTGTTACTTAATGAAGGAGATGTGGTGCCAAAGCTAATTGACAGCATTAACACTAAAATCGAGTCCAATGTGTGGTATTTGGACAATGGGGCTAGTAACCACATGACCGGAGAACGCAATAAATTCAAGGAGCTTGACGAGAGTGTAACCGGGAAGGTCAAGTTTGGAAATGGATCTACAGTGGAAATAAAGGGCAAAGGAGTGGTGAGTTGTAAGTGCAAGAATAGAGAAGACATAGCACTTCGTAATGTCTACTTTATTCCTATATTATGCAGCAATATTGTGAGCCTTGGACAATTATCAGATCCAGGAAAGAAGGTTTTCTTGAGTAGTGCTTATATATAG